From the Bacteroidetes bacterium GWF2_43_63 genome, one window contains:
- a CDS encoding glutamyl-tRNA(Gln) amidotransferase subunit D, with amino-acid sequence MSEDFFQGYKGHALELLKKYQVRVWGQAEVETTRGNFQGTVLPRSENDDDKHIVLKIITGYNVGVDTTTILNMKETGYKKANYKIPEKQFPVTPGLPKVKLLGTGGTIASRLDYRTGAVIPAFTPGELYGAVPELADICNLTTDKLFAVFSENMGPEQYKKLAIAIGEEIEKGIDGIVIGHGTDTLSHTAAALTFMVQNSPVPIVLVGSQRSSDRPSSDAALNLMHSMTAAGHGDIAEVMVCMFGPTSDEYGFLHRGTRVRKMHSSYRSTFRTLSDVPLATITRKGVVPIKQNYNPRRKDRKVNIYPYFEEKVAIVYYYPNMMPDIIDSLVDNGYRGIIIAGTGLGHINKPLYPAIERAHAKGVHMFMAVQTMYGYCHMFVYDTGRDLMAKGIVPAGNMLPETAYIKLGWVLGQTDDPEEVKRLMLTPINDEITEREPYNGYLVLQGGVKEVDDFVKAFHK; translated from the coding sequence ATGAGCGAAGATTTTTTCCAGGGATATAAGGGCCATGCGCTCGAACTGCTGAAGAAATATCAGGTCCGTGTTTGGGGTCAGGCCGAAGTGGAAACCACCCGCGGCAATTTTCAGGGCACCGTGCTGCCACGTTCCGAAAACGACGATGACAAACACATTGTGTTGAAAATCATCACCGGCTATAACGTTGGTGTTGACACCACCACCATTCTGAACATGAAGGAGACCGGCTACAAAAAAGCCAATTATAAAATTCCTGAAAAGCAATTTCCGGTTACTCCCGGTTTACCGAAGGTAAAACTGCTCGGAACCGGCGGTACCATTGCTTCACGTCTCGACTACCGCACCGGAGCTGTGATTCCGGCGTTCACTCCGGGAGAATTATATGGCGCTGTTCCCGAACTGGCCGATATCTGCAACCTCACCACCGATAAGCTCTTTGCGGTTTTCAGCGAAAACATGGGACCGGAGCAGTATAAAAAACTGGCCATTGCCATTGGCGAAGAAATTGAAAAAGGAATTGATGGTATTGTGATCGGTCACGGAACCGACACACTCTCACATACCGCAGCTGCATTAACTTTTATGGTGCAGAATTCACCAGTACCCATCGTACTCGTAGGCTCACAGCGCTCTTCGGACCGACCAAGTTCCGATGCCGCACTCAATCTGATGCATTCAATGACCGCTGCTGGTCATGGCGATATTGCCGAAGTAATGGTGTGTATGTTCGGACCAACATCGGACGAATATGGATTCCTCCACCGTGGTACGCGCGTTCGCAAAATGCACTCGTCGTATCGCTCTACATTCCGCACCCTGAGCGATGTTCCGCTTGCCACCATTACACGCAAAGGCGTTGTTCCGATCAAACAGAATTACAATCCGCGTCGCAAAGACCGCAAAGTCAATATCTATCCGTATTTCGAAGAGAAGGTTGCCATCGTCTATTATTATCCGAACATGATGCCCGACATTATCGACAGTCTGGTTGACAATGGCTACCGCGGAATCATCATTGCCGGAACCGGATTGGGACACATCAACAAACCGCTGTATCCCGCCATTGAACGCGCGCACGCAAAGGGCGTACATATGTTCATGGCCGTTCAAACGATGTATGGATATTGCCATATGTTTGTGTATGACACCGGTCGCGACCTGATGGCAAAAGGCATTGTTCCTGCCGGCAACATGTTGCCCGAAACTGCTTACATCAAACTGGGCTGGGTACTTGGTCAGACCGACGATCCCGAAGAAGTGAAGCGACTGATGCTGACACCCATCAACGATGAAATCACCGAGCGAGAGCCATACAACGGGTATCTTGTTTTGCAGGGCGGCGTGAAAGAGGTGGACGATTTTGTGAAAGCATTCCACAAGTAA